From Bacillus basilensis, a single genomic window includes:
- a CDS encoding ABC transporter ATP-binding protein, with product MSNAAVSVKGLKKSFKDKEVLKGVDFEVQRGEIFALLGSNGAGKTTTVNILSTLMKQDGGEVSICGFDVQSQPDYVRQSISLTGQFAALDGMLTGRENLIMIAKLRGVSNPAQVADNLLARFSLTDAANQRADQYSGGMKRRLDIAMSLIGAPAVIFLDEPTTGLDPEARIEVWDTVKELAGGGTTILLTTQYLEEAEQLADRIAILHGGKIITTGTLTELKEMFPPAKVEYIEKQPTLEEIFLAIIGKKEEM from the coding sequence ATGAGCAATGCAGCGGTTTCTGTAAAAGGGCTAAAAAAATCTTTTAAAGATAAAGAAGTTTTAAAGGGAGTGGATTTTGAGGTGCAGCGTGGCGAAATTTTCGCGCTACTAGGTTCAAATGGTGCTGGCAAGACGACGACGGTCAACATCCTCTCGACGCTAATGAAGCAAGATGGCGGTGAAGTAAGTATTTGCGGGTTTGATGTCCAGAGTCAACCAGATTATGTTCGCCAAAGCATCAGTTTGACAGGACAGTTCGCAGCTTTAGACGGTATGCTTACTGGCCGAGAAAACTTGATAATGATCGCCAAGTTACGTGGTGTTTCTAATCCCGCTCAAGTCGCTGACAATCTACTTGCAAGATTTAGTCTGACTGATGCGGCAAACCAAAGGGCAGATCAGTATTCAGGCGGGATGAAGCGCCGGCTTGATATCGCGATGAGTTTGATTGGGGCGCCAGCAGTTATTTTTCTTGACGAACCAACTACTGGACTTGATCCGGAAGCGCGAATCGAAGTGTGGGATACAGTCAAGGAACTTGCTGGTGGAGGAACAACCATTTTACTAACAACCCAGTACTTGGAGGAAGCAGAACAACTAGCTGATCGTATCGCGATTTTGCATGGTGGAAAAATCATTACGACAGGCACTCTTACTGAATTGAAAGAGATGTTCCCGCCAGCAAAAGTAGAGTATATCGAGAAGCAGCCGACATTGGAAGAAATATTCCTTGCGATCATTGGCAAAAAGGAGGAGATGTAA
- a CDS encoding DUF4176 domain-containing protein, producing the protein MSLPWGPGASLVGSVVRFKSWEQLVMIYGRKQMDSKTKEEWDYVACYYPIGNISTEYNLFFNHEHVSEIVFTGYINDEEIKLSEDLKR; encoded by the coding sequence ATTAGTCTTCCTTGGGGGCCAGGAGCAAGTCTTGTTGGCTCAGTTGTAAGATTTAAAAGTTGGGAACAACTTGTAATGATATATGGTAGAAAGCAAATGGATTCTAAAACTAAAGAAGAGTGGGATTATGTAGCTTGTTATTATCCAATTGGTAATATTTCAACTGAATATAATTTATTTTTTAATCATGAACATGTATCGGAGATTGTTTTTACTGGATATATTAATGATGAGGAAATCAAACTGAGTGAAGATTTAAAAAGATAA
- a CDS encoding serine hydrolase, translated as MNLKSNNIYEKMSQYSVAGLSLAVIRDGKLDEAIAFGTLEAGTNRTVTMNSIFNSCSISKFFTTMLVLTLSDQEIVHLDEDINDRLTSWNTPTNLLTSQKKITLRNLLSHQSGIIDPPNSFEKYTLAQGRPNMSELFAGKTSYCPVPIDVNYEPESEFHYSDANFCIIELLLEDITGKPFNLLLEKYIFQPLQLKNSTAFSTKNINKLDTFSCGHNKDGTVTNEKYPFYPFAAASGIWTTPTDLSTLVIEIIHSLQGKGKLKLSQKTVQDMISPQGCSKWTGLGVFLDDSDEDLQIYSLGWGVGFQCIMVCYPYRGNGAVIMTNADLGVHQMEGIIGDVIKTLSL; from the coding sequence ATGAACTTAAAAAGTAACAATATATACGAGAAAATGAGCCAATATTCCGTTGCAGGGTTAAGTCTTGCCGTTATACGTGACGGCAAACTAGACGAAGCGATTGCTTTTGGAACACTTGAAGCTGGAACAAATAGAACTGTCACTATGAATTCTATATTCAATTCTTGTTCAATTAGTAAATTCTTCACTACAATGCTTGTACTGACGTTGTCAGATCAAGAAATCGTGCATTTAGATGAAGACATAAATGATAGACTCACATCTTGGAACACACCTACCAATCTACTTACCTCACAGAAAAAAATCACGTTGCGAAATTTATTAAGTCACCAATCTGGAATTATTGATCCTCCTAATAGTTTTGAGAAGTATACACTTGCACAAGGGCGACCAAACATGTCAGAACTCTTTGCCGGTAAAACATCATATTGCCCAGTACCTATAGATGTGAATTATGAACCAGAAAGTGAATTTCACTACTCTGATGCAAACTTTTGTATTATTGAACTACTACTTGAAGATATAACTGGAAAACCATTCAATCTTTTACTTGAAAAATATATCTTTCAGCCATTGCAACTGAAGAATAGTACCGCATTCTCTACTAAAAATATAAATAAATTAGATACATTCTCTTGTGGACATAATAAAGATGGCACCGTTACAAATGAGAAGTATCCATTTTATCCATTCGCAGCTGCTTCAGGCATTTGGACAACACCAACTGACTTATCAACTTTAGTAATTGAAATCATTCATTCCTTACAAGGAAAGGGAAAACTAAAACTTTCTCAAAAAACAGTACAAGACATGATTTCTCCTCAAGGTTGCTCAAAATGGACTGGATTAGGTGTTTTTCTAGATGATTCGGATGAGGACTTACAAATTTATTCACTTGGATGGGGCGTGGGATTTCAATGTATAATGGTATGCTATCCATACCGAGGTAATGGTGCCGTTATAATGACGAACGCTGACTTAGGTGTTCATCAAATGGAAGGGATTATTGGTGATGTTATAAAAACGTTATCCTTATAA
- a CDS encoding PadR family transcriptional regulator — protein sequence MENLTEMLKGSLEGCVLEIISRRETYGYEITRHLNDLGFTEVVEGTVYTILVRLEKKKLVNIEKKPSDMGPPRKFYSLNEDGRQELELFWEKWDFVSSKINVLKSN from the coding sequence ATGGAAAATTTAACTGAAATGCTGAAAGGTTCACTGGAAGGGTGTGTGCTGGAAATCATTAGCCGCCGTGAAACGTATGGTTATGAGATTACCCGCCACTTAAATGATCTAGGGTTTACCGAAGTCGTGGAAGGAACGGTCTATACCATCCTCGTACGATTAGAGAAGAAAAAGCTTGTAAATATTGAAAAGAAACCATCAGATATGGGGCCGCCTCGTAAGTTTTATTCATTAAATGAGGATGGACGTCAGGAACTTGAATTGTTTTGGGAAAAATGGGATTTTGTATCGTCAAAAATTAACGTCTTGAAGTCAAACTAG
- a CDS encoding DUF1048 domain-containing protein, translating to MLEMFKKLIGDKKEYKMMMARVAALPEDYQFVFKKIQNYMWNFSTGNGMDMLHIQYELIDLFEAGAAEGREVLDITGEDVASFADELVANAKTYVSKYREDLNESIMKKLRKK from the coding sequence ATGTTGGAAATGTTCAAAAAATTAATTGGTGATAAAAAAGAGTACAAAATGATGATGGCACGTGTTGCAGCACTGCCAGAGGACTATCAGTTTGTGTTTAAGAAAATTCAAAACTACATGTGGAATTTTTCGACCGGAAACGGGATGGATATGCTGCACATTCAGTATGAATTAATTGATTTGTTTGAAGCCGGTGCAGCTGAAGGCAGAGAAGTGCTTGATATTACTGGGGAAGATGTGGCATCCTTTGCTGACGAACTAGTGGCAAATGCTAAAACGTATGTCTCTAAATATCGTGAAGATTTGAATGAAAGTATCATGAAAAAATTGAGAAAAAAATAA
- a CDS encoding GyrI-like domain-containing protein, whose translation MKNYTIEEKDSFIVLGIGTEIKSEYTDFVGINKEKEDFWSAVKEDGRLDTLKALATNDYIFSVSEAVNNKMMYYAGVMTEAQIEEESRVIQFPKGEYLVVKGEDKTAEELSNKLTGIAFGQALREATDFAYVGGPNTTVEMGERNGLVFGEMWIPVVRK comes from the coding sequence ATGAAAAATTATACGATTGAAGAAAAAGATAGCTTTATTGTGTTAGGTATTGGAACTGAAATTAAAAGTGAATATACAGATTTTGTTGGAATCAATAAAGAAAAGGAAGACTTTTGGTCGGCTGTTAAAGAAGATGGGAGGCTGGATACTTTAAAAGCTCTAGCTACAAATGATTACATTTTTTCTGTGAGCGAAGCGGTGAATAACAAGATGATGTATTATGCGGGTGTTATGACAGAAGCACAAATAGAAGAAGAATCTAGAGTGATCCAGTTTCCTAAGGGAGAATACTTAGTAGTAAAAGGGGAAGACAAAACAGCTGAAGAGCTAAGTAATAAGCTTACTGGCATCGCCTTCGGTCAGGCCTTACGAGAAGCAACAGATTTTGCTTATGTTGGTGGGCCAAATACAACGGTTGAGATGGGGGAAAGAAACGGTTTAGTATTTGGTGAAATGTGGATTCCGGTTGTTAGGAAGTAA
- a CDS encoding YafY family protein yields the protein MKKVERINTIMRYINNRSHFTISEIIREFNISRSTAIRDIREIEAMGMPLVAEVGRTGGYFVMHNSILPVVRFTDNEVKALFIAFMATRNQQLPYLKSRQSLAEKLLGLISETQQDDIVLLNQLLLFEGTNHHNPDLLELSDLPHPMLEKLIQMLLLDSHLLITIKEEKEIKSYSIYLLHLYQEKSQWIIEGFDLKEEKKRMFPVDHLINIEPYTTKKKLNKKKILEKLSKKDEAINLVLELGPKAIAQFKKYHPFKISISYTNPYQSTAILKTFINVNNSDEVTEIINWVLFLGKDITIREMPEEILAALQERLCLYSP from the coding sequence ATGAAAAAAGTTGAACGGATTAATACAATTATGCGGTATATCAACAACCGCTCCCACTTTACAATTTCAGAAATCATACGAGAATTTAACATATCACGATCGACAGCTATTAGAGACATTAGAGAAATTGAAGCTATGGGCATGCCACTTGTCGCTGAAGTTGGGAGGACTGGTGGATATTTTGTCATGCATAACTCTATCCTGCCCGTTGTTCGCTTTACTGATAACGAAGTGAAAGCTCTTTTTATTGCTTTTATGGCTACAAGAAATCAACAACTTCCCTATCTAAAAAGTCGTCAATCTTTAGCTGAAAAACTGTTAGGACTTATCTCTGAAACCCAGCAAGATGATATTGTTCTTTTAAATCAACTCTTGCTGTTTGAAGGGACTAACCATCATAATCCTGATTTACTTGAGCTTTCTGATCTCCCCCACCCTATGTTAGAAAAACTCATTCAAATGCTTCTTTTGGATAGCCATTTATTGATTACCATCAAAGAAGAGAAAGAAATCAAGTCTTATTCCATTTATCTATTACACCTGTATCAAGAAAAAAGCCAATGGATCATTGAAGGGTTTGACTTAAAAGAAGAAAAGAAGAGGATGTTTCCTGTGGATCATCTCATCAATATCGAACCATACACGACGAAAAAAAAGCTAAATAAGAAAAAGATTTTAGAAAAACTAAGTAAGAAGGATGAAGCAATTAATCTTGTACTTGAACTTGGTCCAAAAGCAATTGCCCAGTTCAAAAAATACCACCCTTTCAAAATTTCAATATCTTATACAAATCCTTACCAATCCACAGCCATTTTAAAAACATTTATCAATGTTAACAATTCCGATGAAGTGACGGAAATAATAAATTGGGTGCTTTTCCTAGGGAAGGATATTACAATCAGGGAAATGCCTGAAGAAATATTAGCAGCTTTACAAGAGAGATTATGTTTATACTCCCCATAA
- a CDS encoding DUF805 domain-containing protein, with product MKWYLYTLKNYAKFSGRATRKEYWIFTLVNKVTFWSLIYLASYSSSAFYLRANITLLFIAIFIVPTLAVGARRLHDSGKTGWWQLLNLVPFGGAVLLVFCIIESDEGENKYGPNPHSNLKQAI from the coding sequence ATGAAATGGTATTTATATACTCTCAAAAACTATGCGAAATTTAGTGGGAGAGCTACGAGAAAAGAGTACTGGATTTTTACTTTAGTTAATAAGGTTACGTTTTGGTCATTAATATATTTGGCCTCTTATTCTTCGTCTGCCTTTTACTTAAGAGCCAATATTACTTTGCTATTTATTGCAATTTTTATTGTTCCTACTCTGGCAGTGGGAGCTCGTCGATTACATGATAGTGGAAAAACGGGATGGTGGCAGCTATTAAATTTGGTGCCATTTGGAGGAGCGGTTCTACTTGTGTTTTGTATCATTGAAAGTGATGAAGGTGAGAATAAGTATGGACCAAATCCACATTCAAATCTTAAACAAGCAATTTAA
- a CDS encoding condensation domain-containing protein, with protein MKQRKYLVTPQDRMNYVLGLYSADQQINAVLYFPVGISKEKLEESVRITLQLQPVLNSRFVANDIPYWEEHSSGTKSPIFFFAEGNNQELEIMAMDFIKEPGDRIDGPMVQTKLLRGTTIDMLVVKLSHLCSDGTGVKEYINLLGTIYTQLSLGRSKNQIIKEFGKENESFRDQSHVFKYAGISDIKSAYRPNQEQQESLWSFPSKPNKNKFPQMSVRRLSHEQTLRLTQWAKGQQATLNDVIMAAYFRALSHFTVYAEPRTAEKMIGLTIDLRRYLPNNTTGAICNLSGMEMPVIKLEEDETFNQTLVRVKQSMDKIKSQNPGLSSAAGMELLAEMKLSTVKEMYNQQYEQAVQMGMALPLLTNLGVIADEAIQFGQIQAEDGYMTSPIMYAPFFSMGASSYNGRLTFTIGYHAPDTSKEKVEEFLDSVVNQLSEIK; from the coding sequence ATGAAACAAAGAAAGTATTTGGTAACACCTCAAGATCGAATGAATTATGTATTAGGTCTTTATTCTGCAGATCAACAAATTAATGCAGTTCTTTATTTTCCTGTAGGTATATCAAAGGAAAAACTTGAAGAATCAGTAAGGATAACGTTACAATTGCAGCCAGTTTTGAACAGCCGGTTTGTAGCAAATGATATTCCTTACTGGGAGGAACATTCATCTGGCACTAAATCACCCATTTTCTTTTTTGCAGAAGGAAATAATCAAGAACTTGAAATAATGGCAATGGATTTTATTAAGGAACCTGGTGATCGTATTGATGGGCCTATGGTTCAAACAAAATTATTACGAGGCACTACAATAGATATGTTAGTTGTGAAATTATCTCATCTATGTTCAGATGGTACAGGAGTCAAGGAATATATTAATTTACTTGGAACAATTTATACTCAACTTTCCTTGGGACGATCTAAGAATCAAATTATAAAGGAATTTGGTAAGGAAAATGAGAGTTTTCGAGATCAATCACATGTATTCAAATATGCTGGAATATCGGACATAAAAAGTGCGTATCGTCCTAACCAAGAACAACAGGAATCGTTATGGTCTTTTCCATCTAAACCTAATAAAAATAAATTCCCCCAAATGTCCGTACGACGGTTGAGCCATGAGCAAACTCTACGTCTAACCCAATGGGCAAAAGGACAACAGGCTACCTTGAATGATGTAATCATGGCTGCATACTTCCGAGCTTTATCACATTTCACTGTGTATGCAGAACCTCGCACCGCAGAAAAAATGATTGGTTTGACAATTGATTTACGTCGATATCTGCCTAATAATACAACTGGTGCTATTTGCAACTTATCTGGTATGGAAATGCCAGTGATTAAATTGGAAGAAGATGAAACATTTAATCAGACTCTTGTTCGAGTTAAACAATCAATGGATAAAATAAAGTCTCAAAATCCAGGTCTTTCTTCAGCTGCAGGAATGGAGCTACTGGCAGAAATGAAGCTATCTACTGTGAAAGAAATGTATAATCAGCAATACGAACAGGCTGTACAGATGGGGATGGCGTTGCCATTACTGACAAATTTGGGAGTAATCGCTGATGAAGCTATTCAGTTTGGTCAAATTCAAGCTGAGGACGGGTATATGACATCGCCTATTATGTATGCACCATTCTTTTCAATGGGAGCAAGCTCTTATAATGGAAGACTTACATTTACGATTGGTTATCATGCGCCGGATACATCAAAAGAAAAGGTAGAAGAATTTTTAGATAGTGTTGTGAATCAACTATCAGAAATAAAATAA
- a CDS encoding NAD(P)/FAD-dependent oxidoreductase, with amino-acid sequence MKDLIIIGAGQAGLTMGYYLKQEGYNFLLLEAGNRVGDSWRNRYDSLQLFTPRSYSSLPGMALIGEKNEFPYKDEIATYLEEYARHFQLPVQLQTEVFKIKKEKDIFELHTPTEILQSKKVVIATGGFQQPYIPSFSQHLSSYVFQIHSSQYKSSSQIPKGKVLVVGGGNSGMQIAVELAQTHEVTMSISHPLTFLPLHIFRKSIFSWLEKLGLLYAEVNTKRGKWFQKRKDPIFGFEGKELIRNGAIKLEGKVVSASENGIMFQNGGTYSGGSIIWSTGFIQNYKWIEIEKAVNEKGFPNHVRGISPVKGLYYIGLPWQSQRGSALICGVGKDAAYLLSEIKKIDQ; translated from the coding sequence GTGAAAGATCTAATTATTATTGGGGCGGGTCAAGCTGGATTAACAATGGGATACTACTTGAAGCAAGAAGGATATAATTTTTTACTACTCGAGGCAGGAAACCGAGTTGGTGATTCATGGAGAAATCGATATGATTCTTTGCAGCTTTTTACCCCAAGGTCTTACAGTAGCTTGCCAGGTATGGCGTTAATAGGGGAAAAAAATGAATTTCCATATAAAGATGAAATTGCAACTTATTTAGAAGAATATGCAAGGCACTTTCAATTACCAGTCCAATTGCAAACTGAAGTTTTTAAAATAAAGAAAGAAAAAGATATATTCGAATTACATACTCCTACAGAAATTTTACAATCAAAAAAGGTTGTTATCGCAACAGGTGGTTTTCAGCAACCGTACATCCCCTCATTTTCACAACATCTTTCATCGTATGTTTTTCAAATACATTCATCACAATATAAATCATCATCACAAATTCCTAAGGGGAAAGTACTAGTAGTAGGTGGCGGGAATTCAGGAATGCAAATTGCAGTAGAACTTGCACAAACTCATGAAGTTACAATGTCTATTAGTCATCCTTTAACGTTTTTACCGTTACATATTTTTAGAAAAAGCATTTTTAGTTGGTTAGAAAAATTGGGTTTATTGTACGCTGAAGTAAATACAAAGAGAGGAAAATGGTTTCAGAAGAGAAAAGATCCCATTTTTGGTTTTGAAGGTAAGGAACTCATTCGTAATGGAGCAATTAAACTAGAGGGAAAAGTGGTTAGTGCATCAGAAAATGGCATTATGTTTCAAAATGGTGGTACGTATAGCGGAGGAAGCATTATATGGTCAACTGGTTTTATTCAGAACTATAAATGGATTGAAATAGAAAAGGCAGTGAATGAGAAAGGATTTCCTAATCATGTAAGAGGTATAAGTCCAGTAAAAGGATTATATTATATCGGTTTGCCGTGGCAATCTCAAAGGGGCTCTGCACTTATTTGTGGTGTAGGAAAGGATGCAGCTTATTTACTTTCCGAAATCAAAAAAATAGATCAGTAG
- a CDS encoding DUF3963 domain-containing protein — protein MKKRLFELFIVTFVFLFLHVSTFTNEKFNDKLGSFTFIVLFLMVYIHAKFIDRYFDDIQKWVRNIIICFA, from the coding sequence ATAAAAAAAAGACTATTTGAGTTATTCATAGTAACGTTTGTTTTTCTATTCCTTCATGTAAGCACATTTACTAATGAAAAATTTAATGATAAATTGGGTTCCTTTACTTTCATTGTGCTATTTCTTATGGTTTATATCCATGCTAAATTTATAGACCGGTATTTTGATGATATACAGAAGTGGGTTCGAAATATTATAATTTGTTTTGCTTAG
- the hcp gene encoding hydroxylamine reductase: MFCYQCEQTPTGGCKIIGVCGKNETIASLQDTIVFGLKGIAAYRTHAAQLGYTDAFVDATTQEALYMTLTNSNFNEQEHIDMAMKVGKSALRVMELLDEAHTNHFGVPEPVQITQNHVEGKAIVVTGHNLFALEELLKQTEGKDINIYTHSEMLPAHGYPQLKKYKHLKGNIGKAWYDQRRLFEKFTGAILATTNCVMPIKGSYSDRFFSYDIAGLEGVQKIENDDFEPLIQKALELPEVHMESDEQLVTGFHHNTVLSLAPEIINAVKEGKIKRFFVIAGCDAPGKGGEYYRELATSLPPETVILTTSCGKFRFNDVSYGVVPGTEIPRYIDLGQCNNSISTVKIAAALADAFQCEVNELPVSIVLSWFEQKAVAILLGLFSLGIQDIRIGPKAPEFISPGVLDVLQETFGLKLITTAAEDMDMMLS, encoded by the coding sequence ATGTTTTGTTATCAATGTGAGCAAACCCCAACAGGCGGATGTAAAATAATAGGTGTTTGCGGAAAGAATGAAACAATTGCAAGTTTACAAGATACAATTGTGTTTGGGTTAAAAGGAATTGCAGCTTATCGTACGCATGCTGCTCAGCTAGGGTATACGGATGCATTTGTAGATGCTACAACGCAAGAAGCACTATATATGACATTAACAAATTCAAACTTTAATGAACAAGAACATATTGATATGGCTATGAAAGTAGGGAAATCAGCTTTACGAGTGATGGAGTTGTTGGATGAGGCACATACGAATCACTTTGGCGTTCCAGAGCCTGTTCAAATTACACAAAACCATGTAGAAGGTAAGGCAATTGTAGTTACTGGTCATAATTTATTTGCATTAGAAGAACTATTAAAGCAAACAGAAGGAAAAGACATTAATATTTATACGCATTCTGAAATGCTGCCAGCACACGGTTATCCGCAGCTGAAAAAATATAAACATTTAAAAGGGAATATTGGTAAGGCATGGTATGATCAACGACGTCTTTTCGAAAAATTTACAGGTGCTATATTAGCGACAACGAATTGTGTTATGCCAATTAAAGGATCATACTCTGATCGATTCTTTTCATATGATATTGCAGGTTTAGAGGGTGTACAAAAAATTGAAAATGATGATTTTGAACCATTGATTCAAAAAGCGCTAGAACTTCCAGAAGTACATATGGAGTCGGATGAGCAGTTAGTAACAGGGTTTCATCATAATACAGTATTATCATTAGCTCCGGAAATTATTAATGCAGTAAAAGAAGGAAAGATTAAGCGATTCTTTGTCATCGCAGGTTGTGATGCACCAGGAAAAGGCGGAGAATATTATCGTGAATTAGCAACGTCACTTCCGCCAGAAACAGTTATTTTAACAACTTCTTGCGGGAAATTCCGCTTTAATGATGTGAGTTATGGTGTTGTACCTGGTACAGAGATTCCGCGTTACATTGACTTAGGGCAATGCAATAATTCAATTTCTACAGTGAAAATAGCGGCTGCTTTAGCAGATGCTTTCCAATGTGAAGTGAATGAATTGCCAGTTAGTATTGTCTTATCATGGTTTGAACAAAAAGCGGTTGCCATTTTACTTGGGCTATTTAGTCTTGGAATTCAAGATATTCGCATCGGTCCAAAGGCTCCAGAATTTATTTCACCTGGCGTGCTTGATGTATTACAAGAAACATTCGGTTTAAAACTAATTACAACTGCAGCAGAAGATATGGATATGATGTTATCGTAA
- a CDS encoding ABC transporter permease: MKSKTGVLLGRLMRNIMRSPDTIITVAITPIMMMLLFVYVFGGAIQTGTDNYVNYLLPGILLMAIASGVAYTSVRLFSDVKSGLMARFITMPIKRSSILWAHVLTSLVANVLTIVVVILVALLMGFRSSANILDWLAVAGILGMFTLALTWLAIIPGLKAKSMEGATAYSYPLIFLPFISSAFVPTETMPKIVRAFAENQPVTSIVNAIRALLYEGTVGNDIWIALAWCVGIMIISYFFASKAFKRQLG; encoded by the coding sequence ATGAAAAGCAAAACAGGTGTATTACTTGGGCGCTTAATGCGCAATATTATGCGTAGTCCGGATACAATTATTACGGTAGCGATTACACCGATTATGATGATGCTATTGTTTGTTTATGTATTTGGTGGTGCTATACAGACAGGAACAGATAACTACGTCAATTATTTATTGCCGGGAATTTTGCTAATGGCGATTGCATCTGGTGTCGCTTATACATCCGTACGGTTGTTTTCAGATGTAAAGAGCGGGCTTATGGCACGTTTCATTACGATGCCTATCAAACGCTCATCGATATTGTGGGCTCACGTATTAACCTCACTCGTTGCTAATGTACTTACTATCGTGGTGGTTATTCTTGTTGCACTCTTAATGGGCTTTCGTTCCAGTGCTAATATTTTAGATTGGCTTGCAGTAGCTGGAATACTAGGGATGTTTACGTTAGCGCTAACATGGTTGGCTATCATTCCAGGGCTGAAAGCGAAGTCTATGGAAGGGGCAACAGCCTACTCGTACCCACTAATTTTCCTCCCATTTATTAGTTCGGCCTTCGTACCTACCGAAACGATGCCCAAAATTGTCCGTGCGTTTGCTGAGAATCAGCCTGTAACTTCAATCGTGAATGCGATTCGTGCTCTTTTATATGAAGGAACTGTTGGCAACGATATTTGGATTGCACTCGCTTGGTGTGTAGGCATAATGATCATCTCTTACTTTTTCGCTAGTAAGGCATTTAAACGTCAGTTAGGGTAA
- a CDS encoding metallophosphoesterase: MKIAIISDIHGNSHALKGVLEDIERRKVEMIINLGDSVYGPLDPLGAMEILIKNEMIHIKGNCDRMLWEPIEEQSATLTFVQNQLTKNHIDWLKRHPSQFIVDNILCCHGTPTSDEVYLLEEMDENGAILKNEKNIMDQLQNIEQKIIVCGHTHIPRVVYLSNGKVIINPGSVGLPAYKDELPVMHKMESGTPHAKYVVIEKVLGEWIIEQISVPYNWEEAAGLAVQQERYDWAQALKTGKVE; this comes from the coding sequence ATGAAAATAGCTATAATTTCAGACATTCATGGGAACAGTCACGCATTAAAAGGGGTATTAGAAGATATTGAACGTCGCAAGGTCGAAATGATAATAAATTTAGGGGATAGTGTGTATGGGCCGTTAGATCCTTTAGGGGCAATGGAAATATTAATAAAGAACGAAATGATACATATTAAGGGAAACTGTGATCGCATGCTTTGGGAACCTATAGAAGAGCAGTCTGCTACACTAACTTTTGTCCAAAACCAATTAACAAAAAATCATATAGATTGGTTAAAGCGACATCCTTCTCAATTTATTGTAGACAATATTTTATGTTGTCATGGTACGCCAACTTCAGATGAGGTGTATTTACTAGAAGAGATGGACGAGAATGGTGCGATATTAAAGAATGAAAAAAATATAATGGATCAACTCCAAAATATTGAGCAAAAAATAATAGTATGCGGTCATACACATATTCCTAGAGTTGTTTATTTATCTAACGGAAAGGTTATTATAAATCCAGGGAGTGTAGGACTTCCAGCATACAAAGATGAGTTACCTGTTATGCATAAAATGGAATCAGGAACTCCGCATGCAAAATATGTAGTGATAGAAAAGGTTTTGGGAGAATGGATAATTGAACAAATTTCAGTTCCGTATAATTGGGAAGAAGCTGCTGGATTAGCTGTTCAACAGGAAAGGTATGACTGGGCACAAGCGCTAAAGACTGGGAAGGTAGAATGA
- a CDS encoding DUF3784 domain-containing protein: MTLFASPSLFILAIISFALAYFIGVKQYTWLLSGFNERRVPDKVKLSKIVGLYNLTAGVIATIGSVFITPNAKIVFPIIIIGHVIIAAYVNTRMVQ, from the coding sequence ATGACTCTCTTCGCTTCCCCATCATTATTTATTCTTGCAATTATTTCATTTGCACTAGCTTATTTCATCGGAGTAAAACAATACACTTGGCTCTTATCAGGATTCAATGAACGCCGTGTACCAGATAAAGTGAAGCTATCAAAAATAGTGGGTCTTTATAATTTAACTGCCGGTGTTATCGCCACAATTGGTAGTGTCTTCATTACACCTAATGCAAAAATAGTATTTCCTATCATTATAATTGGACACGTTATAATCGCTGCTTATGTAAATACACGTATGGTTCAGTAA